The following are encoded together in the Brassica napus cultivar Da-Ae chromosome A9, Da-Ae, whole genome shotgun sequence genome:
- the LOC106394496 gene encoding homeobox protein HD1 (The RefSeq protein has 3 substitutions compared to this genomic sequence), with amino-acid sequence MQEAALGMIGATVGGGGDGDAAVVAEQNRQMKGEIATHPMYDQLLAAHVACLRVATPIDQLPIIEAQLSHSHHLLRSYASTAVGFSHHDRQELDNFLAQYVMVLCSFKEQLQQHVRVHAVEAVMACREIENNLHSLTGATLGEGSGATMSEDEDDLQMDFSSDNSGVDFSGGHDMTGFGPLLPTESERSLMERVRQELKLELKQGFKSRIEDVREEIMRKRRAGKLPGDTTTVLKNWWQQHCKWPYPTEDDKAKLVEETGLQLKQINNWFINQRKRNWHNNSHSLTSLKSKRKH; translated from the exons ATGCAAGAAGCAGCGTTAGGTATGATCGGAGCCACAGTAGGCGGAGGAGGAGACGGAGACGCAGCCGTGGTGGCGGAGCAGAATAGACAGATGAAAGGTGAGATAGCGACACATCCCATGTACGAGCAGCTATTGGCCGCACACGTGGCATGTCTGAGAGTGGCGACTCCCATCGATCAGCTTCCGATCATTGAAGCTCAGCTTTCTCAATCTCATCATCTTCTCCGATCTTATGCTTCGACAGCCGTTGGATTCTCGCATCATGATCGTCAAGAGCTCGACAATTTCTTG GCACAATATGTAATGGTGTTGTGTAGCTTCAAAGAACAGCTTCAACAACACGTGAGGGTTCATGCCGTCGAAGCAGTGATGGCTTGCCGTGAAATTGAGAACAACCTCCACTCTCTCACAG GAGCGACATTAGGAGAAGGGTCCGGTGCGACGATGTCCGAGGATGAGGACGATCTTCATATGGATTTCTCATCTGATAATTCCGGCGTTGATTTTAGCGGCGGACACGATATGACGGGATTTGGTCCATTGCTTCCGACTGAATCTGAAAGATCTCTTATGGAAAGAGTCAGACAAGAACTGAAACTCGAACTCAAACAG GGTTTTAAATCGAGAATTGAAGATGTAAGAGAAGAGATAATGAGGAAAAGAAGGGCTGGGAAATTGCCTGGAGACACAACAACTGTCTTGAAAAATTGGTGGCAACAACATTGCAAGTGGCCTTACCCTACT GAAGACGACAAGGCAAAATTGGTGGAGGAGACAGGATTACAGTTGAAGCAAATCAACAATTGGTTCATTAATCAACGCAAGAGGAACTGGCACAATAACTCTCATTCCCTCACTTCCTTGAAGTCCAAGCGCAAACACTAA
- the LOC106394496 gene encoding homeobox protein HD1 isoform X1, producing the protein MQEAALGMIGATVGGGGDGDAAVVAEQNRQMKGEIATHPMYEQLLAAHVACLRVATPIDQLPIIEAQLSQSHHLLRSYASTAVGFSHHDRQELDNFLAQYVMVLCSFKEQLQQHVRVHAVEAVMACREIENNLHSLTGATLGEGSGATMSEDEDDLHMDFSSDNSGVDFSGGHDMTGFGPLLPTESERSLMERVRQELKLELKQGFKSRIEDVREEIMRKRRAGKLPGDTTTVLKNWWQQHCKWPYPTEDDKAKLVEETGLQLKQINNWFINQRKRNWHNNSHSLTSLKSKRKH; encoded by the exons ATGCAAGAAGCAGCGTTAGGTATGATCGGAGCCACAGTAGGCGGAGGAGGAGACGGAGACGCAGCCGTGGTGGCGGAGCAGAATAGACAGATGAAAGGTGAGATAGCGACACATCCCATGTACGAGCAGCTATTGGCCGCACACGTGGCATGTCTGAGAGTGGCGACTCCCATCGATCAGCTTCCGATCATTGAAGCTCAGCTTTCTCAATCTCATCATCTTCTCCGATCTTATGCTTCGACAGCCGTTGGATTCTCGCATCATGATCGTCAAGAGCTCGACAATTTCTTG GCACAATATGTAATGGTGTTGTGTAGCTTCAAAGAACAGCTTCAACAACACGTGAGGGTTCATGCCGTCGAAGCAGTGATGGCTTGCCGTGAAATTGAGAACAACCTCCACTCTCTCACAG GAGCGACATTAGGAGAAGGGTCCGGTGCGACGATGTCCGAGGATGAGGACGATCTTCATATGGATTTCTCATCTGATAATTCCGGCGTTGATTTTAGCGGCGGACACGATATGACGGGATTTGGTCCATTGCTTCCGACTGAATCTGAAAGATCTCTTATGGAAAGAGTCAGACAAGAACTGAAACTCGAACTCAAACAG GGTTTTAAATCGAGAATTGAAGATGTAAGAGAAGAGATAATGAGGAAAAGAAGGGCTGGGAAATTGCCTGGAGACACAACAACTGTCTTGAAAAATTGGTGGCAACAACATTGCAAGTGGCCTTACCCTACT GAAGACGACAAGGCAAAATTGGTGGAGGAGACAGGATTACAGTTGAAGCAAATCAACAATTGGTTCATTAATCAACGCAAGAGGAACTGGCACAATAACTCTCATTCCCTCACTTCCTTGAAGTCCAAGCGCAAACACTAA
- the LOC106396361 gene encoding SPX domain-containing membrane protein At1g63010, with the protein MVAFGKYLQRKQIEEWRGYYINYKMMKKKVKQYAEQIRGGSQHPRHVLKDFSRMLDTQIEKTVLFMLEQQGLLAGRLATLRETHDAVLEQPDISKIVELRESYRDVGRDLLQLLVFVELNAIGLRKILKKFDKRFGYRFADYYVKTRADHPYSQLQQVFKHVGVGAVVGAISRNLHELQEHEGSFYSIYDQPVLPLQDPVVEAIKTAVDKLTNSTSFLNFLAQHALIMQDDLQTPSEDTIDERTYHFNSLLLNLGNTFLYMVNTYIIVPTADDYSMSLGAAATVCGVVIGSMAVAQVFSSVYFSAWSNKSYFKPLVFSSIALFIGNLMYALAYDANSITLLLLGRLCCGLGSARAVNRRYISDCVPLRIRMQASAGFVSASALGMACGPALAGLLQIKFKIYKLTFNQSTLPGWVMAVAWLFYLVWLCISFKEPLRDTEEQEGSNPNETTSMTDREENSRAVEEGLRKPLLITSGLKLEDEDEEDCDESEESAEDSRRPANSFGDAYRLLTPSVKVQLLIYFMLKYAMEILLSESSVVTSYYFGWTTSSVAIFLACLGLTVLPINILVGSYISNMFEDRQILLTSEIIVFIGILFSFNLFVPYTVPQYVISGLVMFVAAEVLEGVNLSLLSRVMSSRLSKGTYNGGLLSTEAGTLARVVADATITLGGFLGRNHLLNATLLPSLVICIGSIVATCCTYNSLY; encoded by the exons ATGGTGGCTTTTGGGAAGTATCTGCAGCGGAAACAGATCGAAGAATGGAGAGG TTATTACATCAATTAcaaaatgatgaagaagaaagtgaagcaATATGCTGAACAGATACGAGGCGGATCTCAACATCCTCGCCATGTTCTGAAAGATTTCTCGAGGATGCTCGATACTCAA ATTGAGAAAACAGTCCTGTTCATGTTGGAACAACAAGGGTTGCTTGCAGGGCGACTAGCCACATTGAGGGAAACGCATGATGCTGTTCTCGAGCAGCCTGACATATCAAAAATTGTTGAGCTACGAGAATCATACAGAGATGTTGGAAGAGATCTTCTACAGCTTCTGGTGTTCGTTGAGCTGAACGCCATTGGCCTGCGCAAGATACTCAAGAAATTTGACAAACGGTTTGGCTATAGATTCGCCGACTACTACGTTAAAACCCGAGCTGACCATCCTTACTCACAGCTTCAGCAAGTGTTTAAGCATGTG GGTGTAGGAGCTGTTGTTGGGGCAATATCTCGCAATCTTCATGAGCTTCAAGAACACGAAGGAAGTTTTTATTCAATTTACGACCAACCTGTTCTTCCTCTTCAG GATCCAGTGGTTGAGGCAATTAAGACTGCAGTGGACAAGCTAACGAACTCAACGAGTTTCCTCAACTTCTTGGCCCAGCATGCTCTTATCATGCAAGATGATTTGCAGACTCCTTCAGAGGACACCATCGATGAACGGACTTACCATTTTAACTCGTTACTCCTGAACTTAGGAAACACATTCTTGTACATGGTGAACACATACATCATTGTTCCTACAGCAGATGACTATTCCATGAGCCTTGGAGCTGCAGCGACCGTTTGCGGTGTTGTCATTGGATCTATGGCCGTGGCTCAAGTCTTCTCATCGGTTTATTTCAGCGCTTGGTCCAACAAATCTTACTTCAAGCCTCTGGTGTTTAGTAGCATTGCTCTCTTTATAGGGAACTTAATGTATGCGTTGGCTTATGATGCTAACTCCATTACTCTTCTCTTACTTGGCCGTCTCTGTTGTGG GCTGGGGTCAGCAAGAGCTGTGAACCGGAGATACATCAGTGATTGTGTGCCTTTAAGAATCCGAATGCAGGCATCAGCAGGTTTTGTGAGTGCTAGTGCTCTTGGAATGGCTTGTGGTCCTGCTCTCGCCGGTTTACTCCAAATCAAATTCAAGATCTATAAGCTGACATTTAACCAGTCTACTTTGCCTGGGTGGGTTATGGCTGTGGCTTGGCTGTTCTATTTGGTATGGCTATGCATTTCATTCAAAGAGCCACTGCGTGATACAGAGGAACAAGAAGGAAGCAACCCGAATGAAACAACTTCAA TGACAGACAGAGAAGAAAATAGTAGAGCCGTGGAGGAAGGTCTTCGAAAGCCGTTGCTGATAACTTCAGGACTCAAGCTGGAAGACGAAGATGAAGAGGATTGCGATGAAAGTGAAGAATCGGCAGAAGATTCTCGTAGACCTGCAAATTCTTTTGGTGATGCATACCGACTTCTTACTCCATCTGTTAAG GTTCAACTGTTGATCTACTTCATGCTCAAATACGCCATGGAGATATTACTGTCCGAGTCTAGTGTGGTTACTTCATACTATTTTGGTTGGACAACAAGCTCCGTTGCCATCTTTCTGGCGTGCCTTGGCCTCACGGTGCTACCAATCAACATTCTTGTCGGAAGTTACATCAGTAACATGTTTGAAGACAG GCAAATCCTTTTGACATCTGAGATCATTGTCTTTATCGGGATTCTCTTCAGTTTTAACTTGTTTGTTCCTTACACCGTACCGCAATACGTAATCTCTGGTCTAGTAATGTTCGTTGCTGCTGAAGTACTCGAAG GTGTGAATCTGTCGTTGTTATCGCGGGTAATGTCTTCGAGGCTATCAAAAGGAACATACAACGGAGGGTTGCTGTCGACGGAAGCTGGAACCTTGGCTAGGGTTGTGGCGGATGCAACCATAACCTTGGGAGGATTCTTGGGAAGAAACCATCTCTTGAATGCAACTCTTCTACCATCACTTGTCATCTGCATTGGCTCCATTGTTGCTACTTGTTGTACTTATAACTCTCTCTATTGA